A single window of uncultured Pseudodesulfovibrio sp. DNA harbors:
- the nusA gene encoding transcription termination factor NusA — protein MSELKKAIDQISKDRGIDRDLLIDTLEEAVRSAVARKYGETMDIEVAFNEELGEIEVFEFKVVVDDVHDPISEISLDDAIDHDPKAQLDDEMGFPLKVEDLGRIAAQSAKQVIIQRMRDAEQEIIFEEYRDRVSEIASGIIQRRDRTGWIINLGRTEALLPKDEQIPRERYKRGDRVQAYIIDVLKESRGPQVVVSRSHPDYMIELFKREVPEVADGTVKIMGVSRDPGLRAKVAVMSRDRDVDPVGACVGIRGSRIQNVVQELKGERIDIVVWSPDIAMYAQHALSPALISRITVDDEEEALEVVCPDDQLSLAIGRKGQNVKLAAKLLGWKIDIFTESRYGEMNAARKGMDQIAAVAEIGMENFFGAGFETIESIVKATDEDLLSIKGMTESKIGDIRVAINMLAPGIFEELAAEEAIETAEAETTEEIAEVEAEVEENVAEEATETEESETPAEGEETK, from the coding sequence ATGTCGGAGCTGAAAAAGGCCATCGACCAGATAAGCAAGGACAGGGGCATTGACCGCGACCTGTTGATCGACACTCTTGAGGAGGCCGTCCGTTCGGCTGTGGCCCGCAAGTATGGCGAGACCATGGACATCGAAGTAGCCTTCAACGAAGAACTCGGCGAAATCGAGGTCTTCGAATTCAAGGTAGTCGTGGACGACGTGCACGACCCAATCAGCGAAATTTCGCTGGACGATGCCATAGACCATGACCCCAAGGCCCAGTTAGATGACGAGATGGGTTTCCCCCTGAAAGTCGAAGACCTTGGCCGTATTGCTGCGCAGAGCGCCAAACAGGTCATCATCCAGCGTATGCGGGATGCTGAACAGGAAATCATATTTGAAGAATACAGAGACCGCGTTTCCGAAATCGCTAGCGGCATCATTCAACGCCGCGACCGTACCGGTTGGATTATCAACCTCGGACGCACCGAAGCTCTGTTACCCAAAGACGAACAGATTCCCAGAGAACGCTACAAACGCGGCGATCGCGTCCAGGCGTATATTATAGATGTATTAAAAGAATCCCGTGGCCCGCAGGTCGTCGTGTCAAGGTCCCACCCGGACTACATGATCGAACTGTTCAAGCGCGAGGTTCCCGAAGTGGCAGACGGCACCGTCAAGATCATGGGTGTATCTCGCGATCCCGGCCTCCGCGCCAAGGTGGCTGTCATGTCCCGAGATCGTGATGTTGATCCGGTCGGCGCCTGTGTTGGTATTCGTGGCTCCCGTATTCAAAACGTGGTGCAGGAACTCAAGGGTGAACGCATAGACATCGTTGTCTGGAGTCCGGACATCGCCATGTACGCTCAGCACGCACTCTCTCCAGCCCTCATCTCACGCATTACTGTGGATGATGAAGAAGAAGCATTGGAAGTAGTCTGCCCCGACGATCAGCTCTCCTTGGCAATTGGCCGCAAAGGGCAAAACGTCAAGTTGGCCGCAAAACTTCTGGGCTGGAAGATCGACATCTTCACCGAATCCCGCTACGGCGAGATGAATGCTGCACGCAAGGGCATGGATCAAATTGCAGCAGTTGCCGAAATCGGCATGGAAAACTTCTTTGGCGCAGGCTTCGAGACCATCGAGTCCATCGTCAAGGCCACAGATGAAGACCTGCTCTCCATCAAGGGCATGACCGAAAGCAAAATTGGCGATATCCGCGTGGCTATCAACATGCTTGCTCCCGGCATCTTCGAAGAGCTGGCCGCAGAAGAAGCAATAGAGACCGCCGAAGCAGAAACGACTGAAGAAATCGCAGAAGTCGAAGCAGAAGTGGAAGAGAATGTTGCTGAAGAAGCTACTGAAACTGAAGAATCAGAAACTCCCGCCGAAGGCGAGGAGACGAAATAA
- the rimP gene encoding ribosome maturation factor RimP: protein MRQTFEEMLSDIIRPEVENLGYQFWGLSSPASGKKRVVRIYIDGPDGVHIDQCAHVSRQVGLMLEVEDVIPGAFTLEVSSPGLERPFFSPDQMVKYIGKEIQITLFEAHGDRRKFKGTLTGVKDETITMNVDDDILDFMWISIKKAKLIHKF, encoded by the coding sequence ATGCGTCAGACTTTCGAAGAAATGCTGTCGGACATCATCCGGCCAGAGGTGGAAAACCTCGGCTACCAGTTCTGGGGACTGTCTTCTCCTGCGTCCGGCAAAAAACGTGTTGTTCGCATATACATCGACGGTCCTGATGGCGTGCATATCGACCAATGTGCTCACGTCAGCCGTCAGGTTGGTTTGATGCTCGAAGTAGAAGACGTCATTCCCGGAGCTTTCACACTGGAAGTATCCTCGCCCGGATTGGAGCGCCCTTTTTTCTCGCCGGACCAAATGGTCAAGTATATCGGCAAAGAAATCCAAATCACCCTGTTTGAAGCTCACGGTGACAGGCGCAAGTTTAAAGGCACACTGACTGGGGTGAAAGACGAAACGATCACCATGAATGTCGATGACGATATCTTGGATTTCATGTGGATTTCCATCAAGAAAGCCAAACTGATACACAAATTTTAG
- the infB gene encoding translation initiation factor IF-2 → MTAKVRVEDLAAELKLSNKEIIQQLREIGVQAKSQKTVVEDEDVDRLKAEMKKGGSGKREVRRVSDSGVIIRRRRNKSKAPKEEEAAAPIEDTVEEVVEAPVEEVAKAPVEEKAAPVEEVKEPKAEKKPAKKKAPKKAAPQVKVIKPAVEEKPEEIKAEVVETPVPEAVVEEAAPEPVPEKTEAAPKAEAKEEAPTKPVKKAEPAQKAEKPKKAEKKAPAEKPAKEEVTAKAEPKKKKKKKREQEAPKVKIISMPTEAEVQARAAAKMAQPERRPGGGRPGGGRPGGGRPGGGRPGAGRPGAGRPGGGRPDNRPGGGRPSGGRPGSAPAPTPAMPDGRSKKKQGKKRRVVEFGAGNDRGNKNFNDGFPQGRKGRKKKGRKNQTPQHEQVQAQPMKAAKRKIKFDETIRLADMAHQMGIKAQDLIKALFTMGVMATINQSLDIDTATLLASEFGYEVENVSFDEQDFLAPTEADKDEDLKPRPPVVTIMGHVDHGKTSLLDAIRLSNVTDGEAGGITQHIGAYHVQTARGEVVFLDTPGHEAFTTMRMRGAQVTDIVILVVAADDGVMDQTREAISHSKAAGVPIVVAVNKMDKEGANPDNVKRELAELGLSPEDWGGETIFAHVSAKKKEGLDELLEMVLLQAEVLELKANPDKPARGHIVEARLDKGRGPVGTMLISEGTINQGDSFVSGVHFGKVRAMFNDQGKKLKTAGPAMPVEIQGFDGLPEAGDELFVVADEKVARRIANSRAMKKREKILSSKSKVTLESFLASKPNDESQTLNLVLKADVQGSLEAVTEALNKLSTDEIKIDVVHGGAGAITESDILLAGASEAIILGFNVRPNLKVKEIAEHEGVEVRFYDIIYKLVQEVKDAMSGMLTPDIEEVYLGQAEVRQTFSVPKIGLIAGCYIPDGKITRGAQVRLLRDGVVIYTGQVSSLRREKDDVREVAKGYECGIGLEKFNDIKVGDAIEAFETKEVARTID, encoded by the coding sequence ATGACGGCAAAGGTTCGGGTAGAAGACTTGGCTGCTGAGCTCAAACTCAGCAACAAGGAGATCATTCAGCAACTTCGTGAAATCGGCGTCCAGGCCAAAAGCCAAAAGACTGTCGTAGAAGACGAAGATGTGGACCGCCTCAAGGCGGAAATGAAGAAAGGCGGTTCCGGCAAACGCGAAGTCCGTCGTGTGAGCGACTCTGGCGTCATAATCCGACGCAGACGCAATAAATCCAAGGCTCCCAAGGAAGAGGAAGCCGCAGCCCCGATCGAGGATACGGTCGAGGAAGTGGTGGAGGCTCCCGTCGAGGAAGTGGCAAAAGCTCCTGTGGAGGAAAAAGCTGCACCTGTTGAGGAAGTCAAAGAACCAAAGGCAGAAAAAAAACCTGCCAAAAAGAAGGCTCCAAAAAAGGCTGCCCCTCAGGTCAAGGTGATCAAACCGGCCGTGGAGGAAAAGCCCGAAGAGATCAAGGCCGAGGTTGTAGAAACCCCGGTTCCGGAAGCAGTGGTTGAAGAGGCCGCCCCCGAACCCGTGCCTGAAAAAACCGAAGCTGCTCCTAAAGCTGAAGCCAAGGAAGAAGCCCCTACCAAGCCAGTCAAAAAGGCTGAACCCGCTCAAAAAGCTGAAAAGCCAAAAAAAGCGGAAAAGAAAGCCCCTGCCGAAAAACCGGCCAAGGAAGAGGTTACGGCCAAAGCTGAACCAAAAAAGAAAAAGAAAAAGAAAAGAGAGCAAGAAGCTCCTAAAGTAAAAATCATTTCCATGCCCACCGAGGCGGAAGTACAGGCTCGTGCAGCTGCCAAAATGGCCCAGCCTGAACGTCGTCCCGGCGGTGGTCGTCCAGGTGGAGGTCGCCCTGGTGGCGGTCGTCCTGGCGGAGGCCGTCCCGGCGCTGGTCGTCCCGGCGCTGGTCGTCCTGGCGGGGGTCGTCCTGACAACCGCCCTGGCGGAGGTCGCCCAAGCGGTGGTCGTCCCGGTAGTGCTCCTGCTCCGACTCCGGCAATGCCTGATGGTCGCAGTAAGAAAAAACAGGGTAAGAAACGCCGCGTTGTAGAATTCGGTGCCGGGAATGATCGCGGCAACAAAAACTTCAACGATGGTTTCCCGCAGGGACGCAAAGGTCGCAAGAAAAAAGGCCGCAAGAACCAGACTCCTCAACATGAGCAGGTTCAGGCACAGCCCATGAAGGCAGCCAAGCGCAAGATCAAATTTGATGAAACCATCCGTCTTGCGGACATGGCTCATCAGATGGGAATCAAGGCTCAGGACCTCATTAAGGCATTGTTCACAATGGGTGTTATGGCCACGATCAACCAATCTCTTGATATTGATACTGCGACTTTGCTTGCAAGCGAATTCGGTTACGAAGTGGAGAACGTTTCTTTTGACGAGCAGGACTTCCTGGCTCCCACCGAGGCTGATAAAGATGAAGATCTCAAACCGCGCCCCCCTGTGGTTACCATCATGGGTCACGTTGACCATGGTAAAACCTCTTTGCTGGACGCTATCCGTCTGTCCAATGTGACCGACGGCGAAGCTGGCGGCATCACACAGCATATCGGCGCATACCATGTGCAAACAGCTCGCGGCGAAGTTGTCTTCCTTGATACTCCCGGTCACGAAGCCTTTACCACCATGCGTATGCGTGGCGCACAGGTGACGGATATCGTCATTCTGGTTGTTGCTGCCGATGATGGTGTCATGGATCAGACCCGTGAGGCCATCAGTCACTCCAAAGCGGCTGGCGTTCCCATTGTGGTTGCCGTCAACAAGATGGATAAAGAAGGCGCGAATCCCGATAACGTCAAACGTGAATTGGCCGAACTGGGCCTCTCCCCCGAAGACTGGGGTGGCGAAACTATCTTCGCGCACGTTTCCGCAAAGAAAAAAGAAGGCCTCGACGAGCTGCTCGAAATGGTCCTGCTCCAGGCAGAAGTTCTGGAACTCAAGGCCAACCCGGACAAGCCTGCTCGTGGTCACATAGTTGAAGCGCGTTTGGACAAGGGCCGTGGTCCTGTAGGTACCATGCTCATCTCTGAAGGAACCATCAATCAAGGCGACAGCTTTGTATCCGGTGTCCACTTCGGTAAAGTCCGCGCCATGTTCAACGATCAGGGCAAGAAGCTCAAGACAGCCGGACCGGCCATGCCTGTAGAAATTCAGGGTTTTGACGGTCTGCCCGAAGCTGGTGACGAGTTGTTTGTTGTGGCAGACGAAAAAGTCGCCCGCCGCATCGCCAACTCCCGTGCCATGAAGAAACGTGAGAAGATTCTCTCCTCCAAGTCCAAGGTCACCTTGGAATCCTTCTTGGCAAGCAAGCCCAACGACGAAAGTCAGACTTTGAACCTTGTGCTCAAGGCAGATGTTCAGGGTTCCTTGGAAGCCGTCACCGAAGCGCTCAACAAGCTCTCCACCGACGAAATCAAGATCGACGTCGTTCATGGCGGAGCCGGTGCTATCACCGAATCCGACATCCTTCTGGCCGGTGCGTCCGAAGCCATCATCCTTGGCTTCAACGTTCGTCCGAACCTGAAGGTCAAGGAAATTGCCGAGCACGAAGGCGTTGAAGTCCGCTTCTACGACATCATCTACAAGTTGGTGCAGGAAGTGAAAGACGCCATGAGCGGCATGCTCACCCCGGACATCGAAGAAGTGTACCTGGGTCAGGCGGAAGTCCGTCAGACCTTCAGTGTACCGAAGATTGGCCTCATCGCCGGTTGTTACATCCCGGACGGCAAGATCACTCGTGGCGCTCAGGTTCGCCTGCTCCGCGACGGTGTTGTCATCTACACCGGTCAGGTTTCTTCCCTGCGCCGCGAAAAGGACGATGTTCGCGAAGTTGCCAAGGGCTACGAGTGCGGTATCGGCCTCGAGAAATTCAACGACATCAAAGTCGGCGATGCCATCGAAGCCTTCGAGACCAAAGAAGTCGCTCGTACCATCGACTAG
- the flgG gene encoding flagellar basal-body rod protein FlgG has product MMRSLWTSATGMVAMQTHIDTLSNNLANVNTTGFKKSRAEFEDLMYQTLQIAGAQNATGGRTPVGMQIGMGVRPVTVHKFFTQGDFKNTGNPLDMAIEGDGFFQVLQNGEEVYTRAGSFKLDDEGRVVTAGGWPLQPEFTVPPETVSVVVTENGNIAALDKDGTALSEGDIDIYRFQNPAGLIATGRNFYRESEASGAAVSGTPGDENYGTIAQGFLEGSNVEMVDEMVGLIVGQRAFEINSKAITTSDSMLQTAINIKR; this is encoded by the coding sequence ATGATGCGTTCTCTTTGGACCTCAGCCACAGGCATGGTTGCCATGCAGACTCACATCGACACGTTGTCAAACAACTTGGCCAACGTGAACACCACCGGGTTTAAAAAGAGCCGGGCGGAGTTTGAGGATCTTATGTACCAGACGCTTCAGATTGCGGGCGCTCAAAATGCCACGGGCGGGCGGACACCTGTTGGTATGCAGATTGGTATGGGGGTACGTCCGGTCACAGTACACAAGTTCTTTACGCAGGGTGACTTCAAAAATACCGGTAACCCTTTGGATATGGCTATTGAAGGCGACGGGTTTTTTCAAGTGTTGCAGAATGGTGAAGAGGTTTATACCCGCGCAGGCTCTTTCAAGCTGGATGACGAAGGACGTGTCGTTACCGCAGGCGGTTGGCCGTTGCAGCCTGAATTCACCGTGCCGCCGGAAACCGTCAGTGTCGTCGTTACTGAAAACGGTAATATTGCCGCTTTGGATAAGGATGGTACGGCATTATCTGAAGGCGATATCGATATTTATCGTTTCCAGAACCCGGCGGGACTGATTGCTACAGGTCGTAATTTTTACCGCGAAAGTGAAGCTTCCGGTGCGGCTGTATCCGGTACTCCAGGTGATGAAAATTACGGCACTATCGCTCAGGGATTTCTTGAAGGGTCCAATGTGGAAATGGTGGATGAGATGGTTGGTCTGATCGTGGGGCAGAGAGCTTTTGAAATTAATTCAAAAGCTATCACTACATCTGACAGTATGTTGCAGACCGCCATTAATATCAAACGTTAA
- a CDS encoding DUF448 domain-containing protein, translating into MNHTGHKHDPVRMCVVCRERFSKGELTRYVCPEATSEPTDNGPVLDPGHIMPGRGIYVCGQTRCRELFPKVIMGLMKKRKRGN; encoded by the coding sequence ATGAACCATACAGGGCATAAACACGATCCTGTCAGAATGTGCGTTGTCTGTCGCGAACGGTTCTCCAAGGGAGAACTGACGCGGTACGTCTGTCCGGAAGCAACAAGCGAACCGACTGACAACGGTCCGGTACTTGATCCGGGGCACATAATGCCCGGACGCGGAATTTACGTATGCGGTCAGACCCGATGCAGGGAGCTATTCCCAAAAGTAATCATGGGCCTGATGAAGAAACGCAAAAGGGGTAATTAG
- a CDS encoding flagellar hook-basal body protein, whose amino-acid sequence MRNSTYSALFGALSNEMRMSSIANNLANVNTSAFKKDTMAFHDTFTRFAHDYLIDGKNHLRGKDLFPRANVMAKPRLSAQQTDFSQGSLQKTGNQLDFALSGEGFFKVQSGNGDVLYTRSGNFLPDSNGILRTQDGNTVMVDGGPLTLPPGAQVIVDSAGNISVNGNPAGTFDLASFEDLTQVERLGANYYTVADGVGEIPPEDMSVQQGFLEKGNVDVVTEMVAMIETQRAFTMYSKMIQTTNEADTKLITQVGRPTI is encoded by the coding sequence ATGCGAAATAGTACATATAGTGCTTTATTCGGCGCTTTATCCAATGAAATGAGGATGTCATCCATCGCCAATAATTTGGCGAATGTGAACACGTCGGCTTTCAAAAAGGACACGATGGCTTTCCATGACACCTTTACTCGCTTTGCGCATGATTACCTTATAGATGGGAAAAATCATCTTCGAGGTAAGGATTTGTTTCCTAGAGCCAACGTCATGGCTAAACCGCGTCTTTCTGCGCAGCAGACCGATTTCTCCCAGGGGAGCCTCCAAAAGACTGGTAACCAACTTGATTTTGCTTTGTCTGGAGAAGGTTTTTTCAAGGTGCAGAGTGGGAACGGGGATGTACTATACACCCGGTCCGGCAATTTCCTGCCCGATTCTAACGGGATTCTTCGTACGCAGGATGGTAACACTGTCATGGTGGACGGTGGGCCTTTGACACTTCCGCCGGGAGCGCAGGTAATCGTTGATTCTGCCGGCAATATTTCCGTTAACGGAAATCCTGCGGGAACCTTTGATCTCGCGTCCTTTGAAGATTTGACGCAGGTCGAACGTCTCGGGGCAAACTATTACACCGTTGCAGATGGTGTTGGTGAGATTCCTCCCGAAGATATGTCTGTTCAGCAGGGATTTCTTGAGAAGGGCAATGTGGATGTCGTCACCGAGATGGTAGCCATGATCGAAACACAACGCGCCTTTACCATGTATTCAAAGATGATTCAGACTACCAACGAGGCTGACACGAAATTGATCACTCAGGTTGGACGTCCAACCATATAA